TATGACAGTATTGGCAGTCACATGATTTTTCCTATTCTGGATGGTTCTTTCTGTCACTCTTAATTCTCTTCCTTCTGGTGTGGAATAACGTTCTCTTgccaataaaatcaatatccATGTTCTCTTTCTAACTTCCGACCTGTATCAATCTTGCCTTTCTAAGGCTTTGAAAATTATTGAACGTCTAGTCCATGAGCAGTTTAGCTTTTatctaatacaaaaaaaatcaatgccATTTGTTCTAGTTTTCTGGGTAGTACAGTCGCCGCTTTAACGAAAATTCGGTTGGGTAtgagaataaattttaacggCCCTTACGTTATTGTACTTTAGCAATGCTTTCAATACTTTTGATTACGACGTAACGCTTTGCAATCTTAagacaaaaaatgtattcttcAATTATCTCGCTTGATATAGCAGCCGTCAGCGTAACACTGGGGATTAGATTGTAGCAACGGCCGATTGGAATACACTGCCTAATGTCACTATTTACGATATTATTATACCTTTCATACATGGCATTTATCTTGACCAGTCCTTATCTGCAATGAAAATTCGGAAGTTACGTAGAATAATGAAAGCTGCGACGGTAAGTCTGAAACGGTTATAAAACTCTCTCCCCATCCCAACTAAAATGATCCTTCTACTACGTAAATTTATGGCTTTTGGAATCTTAATGAAACTACTTTCCGTCCTTGAACGTACCGTGACAAACTGAATTGGCTCGCTATCCGTCAGCGCCGTACCTATTGTATTCTTACCCTTACATTTCTATccaaaaacacatttataattattaaataacagcTTCCATATTCCAATAAGGGTTATTCGTTCGTTCCTCTCATAGCCGGTCACTCCAGTTCCCTAGGCATAGATCCAATCATTTCAATACCACCTTCACCGTCACTGCCATTCAATTATTGAATACTTTGCCAGCAGTTTTGTAGACCTCTTAgagtaaatacaaatttaagaaagaatttaaaatattgtatcgaTACATCTGGTATTTTTACTCTTTCATTTACATTTAGTAGTTAAGGGTTTATGTtctgtattgtattttattatttttatttatacgtcTGGGTTGTTTGGAAGAAACTGCTTTTAGAAGTAAGGCCGCCTATTTATATCCTTTGTCAtcattttttcatttgtgttattgtgatgtaaataaagtttttttatattatcatactGATTGGTGGACATTTTGAAACCATTAAGACTGATTAATGATTTTGGATAATAGAAACACCCTTCTCAGATTGCTTCTGAGCACCTATGAGTACATAACATACTACCTCaattaaattgattatattattaccgtatattaatacaaatcagtatatttttttcaatgtggcgataaaatacacattattGGTAGTACAAGTTCAACTTGATGACGTCAACACAGATTGTAAAggattttttgtttcatacgAGTTCAAATTGAAACaagaatgaaatgaaataactcAACCCCTGTGGCCATTGGTTTCGCTTGTGTAACTTTGGTCGAAACGTGAAGTGAGTTAACCTTCCTcgataaatattagaaatctttattattgtcaatattATAATCGGCTTCAATATGTTACGAATAGATTTCTCATAACTATCCGtgtagtttatttacaatagcGAATTAAAACGCATATCAGTAGCTCATCTAATACTGGTTTAATGTTTTGATGTCAGAGCCAACATcactacaataaattattattctccgatatcatttaaatttactaagtTATTTCACTGAAACGTAACATATATTGGAAAAAGAAATATGTCATTAGCTGTTTCTCGGAAAAACAACTTTGCTACTCTGACTTCGcagtgttttattattaatttatttctaaatacttAGGTTTGCACACACTACATTCTCTCATGTCTTCAAAACTATACAACGCATTTTTAAACAACTTGATGAAGATCTAACGTTGTAATAATATGAGGAGACGCGAATatgaaaaagattttaaatagtttgaatattttttagtaccTTCAAATGCAAGTTAGTCTTAATCGCACATAAAACACACTTTGTTGTGATAACACACCATAAAAAAACAGCGCAACAAATgtctaatataaaattatcaaaaagcatagacataaataatatagcgAATGTATTTGTAGTTAGATAGTCAAAGAAGGTATAATATtccacagcggttttctaatgtaacatattctgattatattatattattttatataataaagagaaaaaaaccaataaaagGCGGACAACGCAAGCTTGGGAGATAATGGGATGCGGTAACTGCCTTTTATAGCTGTcgtgtataaattatttttaatgaaaaacgtATCAGAAGTCAGAACCCTTGACATCtacaaaaattatgaattcaaAGTTATGTATATGAAGGTAACAATTTCaaaagcttaaaataaataaatacacagtaattttaaaagtagcCACACCGAAAGCTCTCTGAGTTCATTGCAGAGAAATAAGTAACATCTTAagaatacatataaagatgaAAAAAATCGATGAAAATacgtttaaagttttaaagaaaataattccaaattcaaaataggaaattgtgtgatttttatttatttttcgtattgtCAACATGAGTGAATCTAATAAAGAAAgtcgatacattttaaaatgttactaaaaaaGGTAGCCGCAACGCAAGCCGCGAAAACAATTTGCGATGTTTCTGGACCTAGTGCAGTGTTTGTGAGAGTAGCACAAATTTTCAATCCGAAAATTTCGACGTCAAAGATGCACGTCGCTCTGGTCACGCcctattatgtataaaatggATGCCATTTTAACTGAAGCAAGATCGGCATATCAGTAGTTACGACGTAGCTGAAGAGCTGAAAAAAACCGGGTACACAAAAATAATCGATatttgggtacctcacgagctAACTGAAAAAACCTAATAATGGTGAAACCCGGATTAACTGGCAACAAGGTggtattttgatcagaagccCCAAAATGTCTATAGAAATGGGATCATGTCCCTACATTATCAaacaaaatggtacctacatactttagtcttatttatcaaaatgttgtgaattttctaaaaaaatacaaagaatCTTTTTCCAAACAAAACCTGATTAACGATAACTACCTCTTATAATTACTGTCACACGGTAACATTTTAACTTAACGTTCTAGTAAAAGTTATtgcaaataaacatttatcatAAAAACACTAATGCAGAAAttgcaaaaatttaaaacttttttcaatCCACAGGCACGATTTCTGTACCTGTGAGCTGAACGTTAATTAAGTGCTGACatcttcattttttattaatttgattagaacattttattttactatttattctTTCGGACGTCGTTATTGGGCTTTGATTGaagttttaagaaataatcaGACATTGTCAATTAAGGTAGCTGGGAGAATTGTTGGAATGGGTTTAGTTGtctttcaaaatcaaaatcaatcaaaatcaaaagtttttatttcaaataggcctttgcaggctcttatgaaacgtctagttgcacggttccaaaaagtgggtctcatggagaagaaccggcaagaaactctaTGGACtctcttttcaacaatggtttagcttacaaagactTTATGATTCGTTAAAGGCACttacacaaaaaatacattttacacgccagttttttcatttattttctagatataaatataattaaatagagtATCTAGCCATCTATTATATCAAGGGTAGACCGCATATAAACCCGCTAATAAAGCCAATTCCCATATTCTTTCAAGCACTTGACAAAGGTTAATTAAAAGTTCGTATaactatatagtatatttcaaAGATTTCTTCTTCCTTCTTGCagcatgcgtgatactcgtgaacgggtgctacttgtggtgactggtcggacttgaattcgtgtatgcggtgatgttagttatttcgactatgtacttgcgtgttgttcccacgagaatatAAGTGCGTATTTCAATATGccatatatttcttttttcgacgttcataagtctagattgtgttacctatatgaataaatgatttttgagtACGCCCTACGGATTTATATTACCGTACGAAtgttaatcaattttttttcgctTTTTGCATTTTCTTTTTTCCTTATATCAAGACCCAGTTTTACCAATATCCGGGACAAAAGCGCCTGAtggaaaataaacaaaaaacattatcaGATATTTTAACCTAAATGCGATGCGTATACATACTAgacatcataatatataaaacaatgtcGGGTTCTTTCGACTTCGAGAACGATTAGACTGATATTTATGGTTTTTTATTCGTATAATTAAGttctcttatatatatatcttatttgcattataattagattttaaatgtaaattaatgaaaaaggaTCGCTATTGattgtcaaatatattatttattaacagctTATTTCTCTAAGGCGgtaagaagtttgccggttgTGCGTgcttaaaacaaattacaaattttgagAGGTGTACCGAatagtacaataaaaaaatagaaataacaaatatgGTTACGATCCGTTTAGATTACGCGGTACGTATAATACCACATTAGAATACTGCATAAGAATACATCATAAAAATCTAGACAAAAAATGAATTACAATCAGAATCCTGTAACATGGTTTGCCGTGTTACTTATTACACGCAGTTCACTAAGGATTAACCTAttgagagtctaagtgcggaagcCCATAAACCAATATCGTTTTAGCTGTAATTTCAATTAGTCAATTCAAATTGGTTTATCTAAGTTCGACGAATCACAGTGCACAGCGGTGCACCAACGGCTTTTCTTTCTATGCTCTTAATTAACTTGCTCAAGTGTTTGCTGCATGCTTTATTGGGGTTCATACTTCATACTACCAGTTTCAATTAACACTGGTATATTCATATTGGTAACAGTCAAGAACGTCGATGTTAGAAAAATAcctttaatatgtttatatacgTTCGTAATCTGGGTTCGTCAGTAAGAAGCATTCTAGAATCGGCATGCGGATTATACACAAAGCAATATTGCTATGCCGAAGATTGGGTACAAAAAATTTCTAAGAAATATACAGAGCTTAAGAATActgcttataattattatttgagcCATTTCACGTTAAGCTGACaggaaaaatattgtattttcttcATAATTAGATCTAATTTTCTATCGCGCTTTAAACGCTCACGTTTTTccttcaaaattttataataaaaaataatttgtctattttttcataaaacaacGAACGATATATACCTCGAACATATGAATAGGTGCATTTTAGTCGGATGATCTGTAGTTtgtattaacagtatttcattatatattagcTGGGAgcagttataatttatattcaacgaacgttgtatttaatatacaagtttattattaattaattttaacagttTCAAAAAggatgtaaataaagtattggAAACATACCTTATAAGAATTCCTAAATTATCCTAATAAGTAAGGAATTAATATTCCGAATGATTAATTTCacataactttaattaacacTAGTTATCACTTAATAACAAAGTAAAACGAACAATTATTCAAactattttattctatttttatacactagtacacacatatatttttaactttatttaagaaatgtcCGTTCGCGTTCGTATCGCAAAAGTTTCGAAGAGCTTTTCCAAGCTCGCACGCACTTGGACATTCAAAAGCTGACTGGTGTTGCTATAACTCGGAAAAGACTTCTGCGCATGtgcattatttacaaaacattatctCTCTAAGtgtactaatttatttatgtgcaCCATTTTTCATATTGCTAAATATATTCCAAAGTCTTTCTTTAAAGTACGCTTTCAGCAAAAGGATTTAGCTATCAACGTGTGATTTTTGCGatggaatattatttttatatcagcAATAATTCATTCCTGCTCATAGTATCGGAAACATAGTAAAGAAACTGATTTGATCTTAAGACTTAAATGTGTCTGCTCTCTCGGTAttggaatataatatataacatattcgTAATAATCAACTAACACAGAAGCTAGCtagaagttttattaaaaagtaatcaAGTTTGTACACTAAATATTTTACCTGTTGTAAATTCACAATGTTGTACCTTTAAAAACTTAGGTCTTAAAATCTTGGATTTTATAGTTTGTCTCGTTGTAATGACAATTATGCTACAAATCAAACTACAAATTATGAAAGCAGCTTTTGATTTATTGAAATCAGGTGGCTTTAAAGGAATACCTTTATTTGTACCttgaatattgttattattcagGGCATGgtattataatcattttaaaataatctgtTTTGGACCATTTAGAGGGTTGGGTACAAATACAGTTGATGCCTGGTAAACATTACCTGTTTATACTATTTACCAGTAAATAAGCATCGCAGTACATCGAGGAAACACAGCCGGAGTTAGAGAAGTCTGCCACAGGGTCCAGGGTACAggggtttatttttaataaaagtttaggTTAAGACTATATactaagttataaatatatcctAGTTTAacaacgtaataaataaattaattaatagaagtatataaaattgttaatttatataaattaaactccTAACAATTagaattgataaatataaagtagGCAGCATAAAAAAGACAAAGGTCTGTTCgtactgtttattttatttatttaatatcaactGTAAGCCAACATAGGGGCCGGTGTTTCATTATGatttaggtatattttaaacaaagttgAGCAAACTTATTTTCGAGACTTATTAATACCTTTATTCTACGAAGTTTGTAATTGTTGGTAATTCCTAAGACTAGATTTTAATAGGGGCCTTCGTAACGAATTGCAAATTACatcacaaataatattcaagAGATATTGTCAAGTTTTCCTCGAAGCATTTTCTCTTTAGCAGAATACAGGTTCTTGAATTACattattgtaacaataatatatgttctgcaatagaaattattagtaaatctCAAGAATCTCTGTTAATATGAAAATGAGAATAACATGAACAAAGAGTTATTATCATGGtaatatttgaatacaaacgatttcataatttataccATATTCAAAACCATCAACCATCTCTAATTCAatgtaattcaaaaatatatacgtaatacAAACAATTTGCAAAGACAAGGTGACCTTGCTTCatcatataaatgttttgccACCAGGAAATGATTTATTCGCTATCCGAAGGTTGTCATTTAGCTGCATTACAATGATTATTAAgcttatatcatttattttcgtttattCCAGATTTACATCTGCGAACAACCTGTACCCTAATTACCATCTGTCACCTGATAGAGGATGGATGAACGATCCTAACGGATTCTGCTTTTTTAACGGGATATACCATCTCTTTTATCAACACAATCCATACAGTAGCTATGGACCTGGAATCGTTCACTGGGGCCACGCTGTTAGTACCGACTTCTTTCACTGGAAACACCTTCCTGTTGCAATAAATCCTGACCAATGGTACGATGACGGTGGCGTATTTTCTGGAAGTTGTCTGGTTGACGCaggaaaaatgtatttgtattacacaGGAAACGTTAATCACGAAGGTGAAACTCCAGATCATAGTCAATATCAAGCATTGGCAACTAGCGACGATGGGTACAATATCGCAAAGTATGAAATGAATCCTATCATAAATGGAAGTGAATTTCAACCAGACCTAAGAGACCCAAAAATATGGAAACACGGCGATAAGTACTACATGGTTTTAGGTAATTCATTTAAAGGCGAGTCAAATGAAACTCTAGGTCGTATTTTACTGTGGGAATCTTCTGATAAAATTAACTGGGAAAAGGCATCTATACTACTAGAATCAGATGGTAGACTAGGATATATGTTTGAATGTCCCGACTTTTTCGAGTTGGATGGCCACTGGGTACTACTTTTTTCGCCACAAGGTGTCAAACCCGAAggtgataaatataaaaatttataccaAACTGGACACATAATTGGTGACTTCAGTTACGACACCAAAACCTTTACTCCGTTGTATGAGTTTCAAGAACTTGATCATGGACATGACTTCTACGCAACTCAAACTACGCTAGATGAAGATGGTAGCAGAATTGTTATAGCTTGGATGGATATGTGGGATCAAAATTATCCTGAAATGAATCAAGGTTTCGCAGGGCAAATGACCTTAGCTAGAAGACTAAAGCTCGGAAAAAATGGTATTTTACTACAGAAACCGGTTAAAGATATAGATGCTGCGAGAGGACGACTTCTCCATACGGGTCTAACTAGAGGTGGCAAAGTTATAAAATTGGTAAACAATACGGCCGAAATATTGATAAGATCTTCGCCACTGCAGAATTTGGACGTGTTTATTGAATCAGAAGGAAATCAAGTGCAAATTAGTTATGATCGTCAAGAAGGGACTATTACTCTCGATCGTGGAGGAAAAGACGCTGTGCGACGTACAAATTGGAGACCTTTAGGCAAATTGACCTGGAGATTGTATATCGATTCTAGTTCCATAGAACTATTTTGTGGTAACGGAGAAGTAACGTTCTCTAGTAGATTCTTCCCAACAGGTCCGGTTAGTATCCGTTTAGGAAGACAAAGCATCGCAGATAATATGACAGTCAGGAGTATGAAACAGACTGTAGATATTAGCTATCCTCAACCCACAGCAGTTGAAACTACAACGCAATCCTCTTAAGTAAAGATGTATTGagataataaactataaagcaatattatgtttaatttatgctcctttttataaatacattaattttaaaaaatcctgtttagttttgttttaataactgtgaaTAACATGCACTTCtagcctatcttatgtaatttaatacttttttctttactcacagtggttacctggaagagatcgctcgaaagcgataaggccgccagttgcccgccttttgatttaattatgttcaatttttttatattgtaatgtaacgaagtgttaataaataaataaataaaacacgttTACAGTATCCGTCCGCCGTTTAATTACCACATTATTTaggatttttttgttaagctAGTTTTATTCATGAAGTtacagtttgttttttttgggatctatacatttttgtggggtatttacatttttacctacctattactttaataatattactatgcattgattttaaatcaatatttaatgttattgatgtttaaataaagtaacagAGATTGTACACTACTTTTGACAGttttcaaagtaattaaaaataatgtagaaaaaaagtaagtagatatggataaaaataaaaacaagcgtttaacaaatatagataataaattacaattatacttATCTGATAATGGCTTTTAACAACTACATTGAAGAAACTAGTACTCGTTTTTACAGAGTTTTTACATCGTTTTACttgaattgtttaaaaatctttattatgcTCCGTAATAAGTGGCTgtatacacaatatattaactatatctttatataaaatttggcGTGAAATAAGAAGGCAAGATTTTGATATGtcaattaaagtatatattatattctaatatttatttctttctaataaaaataaacacatacgAGCTTTATCagcttctttaaataaaataaaagtagctTTTATTTCGGACAAGTTCCTGATTCTTACACACactcaattaaaaacaaacttaagTCGTTCCGACCATGGGGTCGCGAGGCCTCCCTCCTCCAGAGAGGCTAGTAAGGACACTTTTAACCAAACCATGTCTGCAACATCAACGTCGAacgtttttgaaatttttggaAAAACCGACTCAATAAAATTTCACTTTCACGTCTCAGCTCCTCGTAAGTTGTATCCTGTACATCTCCCCTTGTCCTTTCAAATACTCTTTGTAATATCCTCTATCCTCGTCGTGTTCCTtatgttcatatttttaatctattttttttgtttagatttCGAAAACTAGAAAGTTTttctaacaaataattaataaaaaaataactttaaaaaataaaaggctGAAAAGGTCTCTAGCGGCCATGATAAAGGTATCTTTCAGCCTCGTCCATTCTGCCCTTTCCTTCCCCACCTAGACCCAGACTGCTGGAAATCAATTTTACATCATTTTCCCATCTCTTGTATTGTCTAtcttttaatatgaaaaaaaacaaaatataataataatatatataataataagataaattgTGGGTGTTGTTGACATGTTATCAGGTCAGTAGTAGCATAGTAACAGATTAATCTTGgttctttttctttataataacagttatttatcTCTTATCACTTGGCAACGTTGGAACACCtacttacaaaaaaaattatagaggTTTGAACGGCTTCTGTAAAATCACCAAACAATATAGACAATGACTTTGTCACTGAACTAAGAAAGTAATCTTGTGTTTAAAAGCttctcattttttattttaaatttaagcaaCACACAATTAAGTAATAACCACATATACTTTAACTAAAGCATCTCCTAATTTAACCGAATTcacaaaaaattcaaatcaacCTCTATAATGTTGTTGGAATTTAATAgtgtatttacatttatccATAAATTCATCATGTGTAGGTGTTTTCCATCTTGTGAAACAGTTCAAGTTTCACCGAAATCGGCTAAAAAGTTTCAGACATAAATGCCTATGGATTTATGGAAGggatatatataatgaagGTCAAGGAAATCAGACGCTACAACCATTTAAGTCTTGGCCCCAATTTCTATATATGCTtcgtaataatttgttttttctattaagCAAGTAGATAATCAGCCTTCTATTTCTGACACATACCGTCAACTATTTGGGTTAACGGCATGCTCACGATTCACACTTTTCACtaagacagaaagtccattggagtTCAAACCTATGACTTAGGGGTGAAAGtagcacgctaaagccacttaACCAATACCACTTGTACAATATAGGTACCTAGGCAAATAATGATGACAGATACCTCTTATGAACTCTTATAAATACACACTCCGCTGGTTCTGCGATCCAAAATGTGACATGGTCATTTTCCACCTGTTGGCACAATTTcgaacaatatattataaacagatctgcgattaaaaatgtattttagtaaTAGCAGGTAAAAGGCATTGTTTTATTGGTATATTTGCTATAC
This portion of the Pieris brassicae chromosome 6, ilPieBrab1.1, whole genome shotgun sequence genome encodes:
- the LOC123711254 gene encoding sucrose-6-phosphate hydrolase-like, with amino-acid sequence MIIKLISFIFVYSRFTSANNLYPNYHLSPDRGWMNDPNGFCFFNGIYHLFYQHNPYSSYGPGIVHWGHAVSTDFFHWKHLPVAINPDQWYDDGGVFSGSCLVDAGKMYLYYTGNVNHEGETPDHSQYQALATSDDGYNIAKYEMNPIINGSEFQPDLRDPKIWKHGDKYYMVLGNSFKGESNETLGRILLWESSDKINWEKASILLESDGRLGYMFECPDFFELDGHWVLLFSPQGVKPEGDKYKNLYQTGHIIGDFSYDTKTFTPLYEFQELDHGHDFYATQTTLDEDGSRIVIAWMDMWDQNYPEMNQGFAGQMTLARRLKLGKNGILLQKPVKDIDAARGRLLHTGLTRGGKVIKLVNNTAEILIRSSPLQNLDVFIESEGNQVQISYDRQEGTITLDRGGKDAVRRTNWRPLGKLTWRLYIDSSSIELFCGNGEVTFSSRFFPTGPVSIRLGRQSIADNMTVRSMKQTVDISYPQPTAVETTTQSS